In Pseudomonas lalkuanensis, the following are encoded in one genomic region:
- a CDS encoding LysR family transcriptional regulator, whose amino-acid sequence MFNRIELLRILCVAAETPSFREAATRLGASPQTVTRAIKDLEDQFGEPLFHRSTRHVQITAFGERLASQAREALAGLDQLFQQHGGKREEELAGRVGIAAPRSVGRRFLLPVLAQIAREHPRIHFDMRLSDQLTDSVEQQIDLGVRIGFIRDRRYIARAVAQIPLLVVGAPELLQRHGAPKSLDDLHQLPTTALIDNNTGRVWPWMFAEGQQIQPANAAFCTDDQENEVEAVLAGIGFGQLPIYLAEPYLRAGRLVPVLQDQAPPPWEMFIYRPQQGPVPPRVRLVHDLLVQHLSDPAFVPQG is encoded by the coding sequence ATGTTCAATCGAATCGAATTGCTGCGCATCCTCTGCGTCGCCGCCGAAACCCCCAGCTTCCGCGAAGCCGCTACCCGCCTGGGTGCCTCTCCGCAAACCGTGACCCGCGCCATCAAGGACCTCGAAGACCAGTTCGGCGAGCCGCTGTTCCACCGCAGCACCCGCCACGTGCAGATCACCGCCTTCGGCGAGCGGCTCGCCAGCCAGGCCCGTGAAGCCCTGGCTGGCCTGGACCAGTTGTTCCAGCAACATGGCGGCAAGCGCGAAGAGGAGCTCGCCGGACGCGTAGGCATCGCCGCGCCCCGTTCGGTCGGGAGGCGTTTCCTGCTTCCCGTGCTGGCGCAGATCGCCCGCGAGCATCCGCGCATCCATTTCGACATGCGCCTGTCAGACCAGCTCACCGATTCGGTCGAGCAGCAGATCGACCTCGGCGTGCGCATCGGCTTCATCCGCGACCGTCGCTACATTGCGCGGGCGGTTGCGCAGATTCCGCTGCTGGTGGTGGGCGCTCCGGAACTGCTGCAGCGCCATGGCGCGCCGAAGTCGCTGGACGATCTGCACCAGTTGCCCACCACGGCGCTGATCGACAACAACACCGGCCGCGTCTGGCCCTGGATGTTCGCCGAGGGGCAACAGATCCAGCCGGCCAACGCTGCGTTCTGCACCGACGACCAGGAAAACGAAGTGGAGGCCGTACTGGCCGGCATCGGTTTCGGCCAGCTGCCCATCTACCTGGCCGAACCGTACCTTCGCGCGGGCCGCCTGGTGCCGGTGTTGCAGGACCAGGCGCCGCCACCCTGGGAAATGTTCATCTACCGCCCGCAGCAGGGCCCCGTACCGCCCCGGGTAAGGCTGGTGCACGACCTGCTGGTACAGCACCTGTCCGATCCGGCCTTTGTGCCTCAAGGGTGA
- a CDS encoding SDR family oxidoreductase, translating into MSNNISTKVVVITGASSGLGEATARHLASLGAKVVLGARRVERLQGLVAEIEAAGGEALAIATDVTSASQVATLIEGAVQRFGRVDVLVNNAGLMAIAPMDEVKVDEWSRMFDINVMGVLHGVASALPLFRKQGSGHFINVASVAGIKVFSPGGTVYSATKFAVRAISEGLRHEVGGSIRTTVISPGAVDSELKHGSSHEESSQALGEFYKMAIPAESVARAIAYAIEQPADVDISEVVLRPTVQDF; encoded by the coding sequence ATGAGCAACAACATTTCCACCAAGGTCGTGGTCATTACCGGTGCCAGCAGCGGGCTGGGCGAAGCCACCGCCCGCCACCTGGCATCCCTGGGTGCCAAGGTGGTACTCGGCGCGCGTCGGGTCGAGCGCCTGCAGGGCCTGGTCGCCGAGATCGAAGCCGCTGGCGGCGAAGCCCTGGCCATCGCCACCGACGTCACCTCCGCAAGCCAGGTGGCGACGCTGATCGAAGGCGCGGTCCAGCGCTTCGGTCGTGTCGATGTGCTGGTGAACAACGCCGGATTGATGGCGATCGCGCCCATGGACGAGGTCAAGGTCGACGAGTGGTCGCGCATGTTCGATATCAACGTCATGGGCGTACTCCACGGTGTGGCGTCGGCGCTGCCGCTGTTCCGCAAGCAGGGTAGCGGGCATTTCATCAACGTCGCCTCCGTGGCCGGAATCAAGGTGTTCAGCCCGGGGGGTACGGTCTACAGCGCTACCAAGTTCGCGGTACGTGCCATCAGCGAAGGGCTGCGCCATGAGGTTGGTGGCAGCATCCGCACCACGGTGATCTCTCCCGGCGCGGTGGACTCGGAGCTGAAGCACGGCAGTTCCCACGAAGAAAGCAGCCAGGCCCTGGGCGAGTTCTACAAGATGGCCATTCCGGCCGAGTCCGTGGCGCGGGCCATCGCCTACGCCATCGAGCAGCCTGCCGATGTGGATATCAGCGAAGTGGTCCTGCGGCCCACGGTCCAGGACTTCTGA
- a CDS encoding DUF2789 domain-containing protein, with translation MDTSHHSLSALFDQLGLPSDKNGIERFVTNNRLAVGQPLPDAPFWNKAQSAFLRDALLEDSDWAEEADELAVLLSK, from the coding sequence ATGGATACCAGCCATCATTCCCTCAGCGCCCTCTTCGACCAGCTCGGCCTGCCTTCCGACAAGAACGGGATAGAGCGTTTCGTCACCAACAACCGCCTGGCGGTGGGCCAGCCCCTGCCGGATGCGCCGTTCTGGAACAAGGCCCAGTCCGCCTTCCTGCGGGACGCCCTGCTGGAGGATTCCGACTGGGCCGAGGAAGCCGACGAACTGGCGGTACTCCTGAGCAAATGA
- a CDS encoding SCO family protein → MNTRRNLIGGLGAGVLGLAALGSLGAAAERRPNVRQGDDRFPNPTLVTHLGRKVRFYDDLLRGKVVVLNMMYASCGRNCPTATANLRKVQRMLGERVGRDIFMYSITLQPELDQPRHLQEYVDKFDIGPGWEYLTGDPQDILDLRYALGFYDVDPLVDGNQLTHTGMVRIGNEPIGRWTMSPALTDPEHILAAINHVDHRVQLTGWQVEQPG, encoded by the coding sequence ATGAATACACGCAGAAACCTGATCGGCGGGCTCGGTGCCGGCGTACTGGGGCTGGCCGCCCTGGGCTCGCTGGGCGCCGCCGCGGAACGCCGGCCAAACGTCCGTCAGGGCGATGACAGGTTCCCCAACCCGACACTCGTCACCCATCTGGGCAGGAAGGTCCGTTTCTACGACGACCTGCTACGCGGCAAGGTGGTGGTGCTGAACATGATGTACGCGAGCTGCGGCCGCAATTGCCCGACCGCCACCGCCAACCTGCGCAAGGTGCAGCGAATGCTCGGCGAACGCGTGGGAAGGGACATCTTCATGTACTCCATTACCCTGCAACCGGAGCTGGACCAGCCCCGCCACCTGCAGGAGTACGTCGACAAGTTCGACATCGGCCCCGGCTGGGAGTACCTCACTGGCGATCCGCAGGACATTCTCGACCTGCGTTACGCGCTGGGTTTCTATGACGTGGACCCACTGGTAGACGGCAACCAGCTCACCCATACCGGCATGGTGCGGATCGGCAACGAACCCATTGGCCGCTGGACCATGTCACCGGCCCTGACCGACCCCGAGCACATCCTGGCTGCGATCAACCACGTGGACCATCGCGTCCAGCTCACCGGCTGGCAGGTGGAGCAGCCCGGTTGA
- a CDS encoding multicopper oxidase family protein: MKGKNPRTAKNKKDRQVDTARRNFLKLSAAAAAAPALLRAPASQAMVPILPPSPPTTPWVMELPTQIVPAAGVAYLSPAPTELANVAGGEAGRGRHQRWAQFRPNAEYYELRAKEHNWVFNPAYPQQKIWSYRAANTPANEFSATVMTHYGQPMICRIHNELPANHTGFGTPEISTHLHNLHDGSESDGFPGDYYSKTKAGPNLTAPGRFKDHLYPNVYAGFEDLQNNVGDYREALGTLFYHDHTLDFTSPNLYRGLVGFYLLYDHLDSGNEADPSPSALRLPSHPYDYPLVFADRRFDAAGKLFYDEINPEGVLGDKVLVNGMIEPVLKVAARRYRFRLLNGGPGRFYNFALVNPNNVRQNFTYIGNDGNLLPKPLLNQQSVTLGMAERADIVVDFSKYLVGTTLYLVNRMRQEETRRPKDIKEPGVRVLKIVVDRWPSAQDLSQVPANLRPLPPIDPAVVASAPVRRFVFERANNMWAINGQFVNVNAPRFKVPKGRYEIWELMNIDNGWSHPIHIHLEEGRILARIKNGVSIPIPAHEQGRKDVYVINEAETVRVLIRFRDYVGKYVMHCHNLIHEDHAMMLRFDVE; encoded by the coding sequence ATGAAAGGCAAGAACCCTCGAACCGCCAAGAACAAGAAAGACAGGCAGGTGGATACCGCACGCCGGAACTTCCTCAAGCTTTCAGCCGCCGCCGCGGCCGCGCCTGCGCTGCTACGTGCCCCGGCCAGCCAGGCCATGGTGCCGATACTGCCCCCGAGCCCGCCCACCACGCCCTGGGTAATGGAGCTGCCCACGCAGATAGTGCCCGCCGCCGGCGTTGCCTACCTGTCCCCCGCACCCACCGAACTGGCCAATGTGGCAGGCGGCGAGGCCGGACGTGGCCGCCACCAGCGCTGGGCACAGTTCCGCCCAAATGCCGAGTACTACGAGCTGCGGGCCAAGGAACACAACTGGGTCTTCAACCCGGCTTACCCGCAGCAGAAGATCTGGAGCTATCGCGCCGCCAACACACCGGCCAACGAATTCAGCGCAACGGTCATGACCCACTATGGCCAGCCGATGATCTGCCGCATCCACAACGAGCTTCCGGCCAATCACACCGGTTTCGGCACACCGGAAATCTCCACCCACTTGCATAACTTGCACGATGGCTCGGAGAGCGACGGCTTCCCCGGCGACTACTACAGCAAGACCAAGGCCGGCCCAAACCTGACGGCACCGGGACGATTCAAGGATCATCTGTATCCCAACGTCTATGCCGGTTTCGAGGACCTGCAGAACAACGTCGGCGACTATCGCGAAGCGCTGGGCACACTCTTCTATCACGACCACACGCTGGACTTCACATCGCCCAACCTCTATCGCGGACTGGTGGGCTTCTACCTGCTGTATGACCACCTGGACTCCGGCAACGAAGCCGACCCGAGCCCCAGCGCACTGCGCCTGCCGAGCCATCCCTACGACTACCCGCTGGTGTTCGCCGATCGCCGTTTCGACGCCGCCGGGAAGCTCTTCTATGACGAGATCAACCCCGAGGGCGTGCTGGGTGACAAGGTACTGGTCAACGGCATGATCGAACCGGTGCTCAAGGTGGCCGCCCGCCGCTACCGCTTCCGGTTGCTCAACGGTGGGCCGGGCCGGTTCTACAACTTCGCGCTGGTGAATCCCAACAACGTGAGGCAGAACTTCACCTACATCGGTAACGACGGAAACCTGCTGCCCAAGCCCCTGCTCAACCAGCAGAGCGTGACCCTGGGCATGGCCGAGCGCGCCGACATCGTGGTGGATTTCTCCAAGTACCTGGTGGGTACCACGCTCTACCTGGTCAACCGCATGCGCCAGGAGGAAACCCGTCGGCCCAAAGACATCAAGGAGCCCGGCGTGCGCGTGCTGAAGATAGTGGTGGACCGCTGGCCCAGCGCCCAGGACCTCAGCCAGGTGCCGGCCAACCTGCGCCCGCTGCCGCCGATAGATCCGGCGGTGGTCGCGAGCGCGCCGGTGCGCCGCTTCGTCTTCGAGCGCGCCAACAACATGTGGGCCATCAATGGCCAGTTCGTGAACGTCAACGCCCCACGCTTCAAGGTGCCCAAGGGGCGCTACGAAATCTGGGAGCTGATGAACATCGACAACGGCTGGTCGCACCCCATCCATATCCACCTGGAGGAAGGCCGCATCCTCGCGCGTATCAAGAATGGCGTTTCGATCCCCATCCCCGCCCATGAGCAGGGGCGCAAGGATGTGTATGTGATCAACGAAGCCGAAACCGTGCGCGTGCTCATTCGCTTCCGCGACTACGTCGGCAAGTACGTGATGCACTGCCACAACCTGATTCACGAAGACCACGCGATGATGCTGCGCTTCGACGTCGAATGA